A window of the Nocardia sp. NBC_01329 genome harbors these coding sequences:
- a CDS encoding VIT1/CCC1 transporter family protein translates to MTEAAEGRYLPQTGLAAKLNWLRAGVLGANDGIVSTAGLVVGVAAASSDTDTILTAGIAGISAGAISMAVGEYVSVSTQRDTEKALLEQESRELEQDPADELNELTAIYHAKGLSAETARKVAEELTAYDAFAAHAEAELGLNPDELTNPWHAALSSAISFTVGALLPLLAILLPPTPARIPVTMIAVLLALALTGSISAGLGGSSRARAVARVVIGGALAMAVTYGIGQFADVTGI, encoded by the coding sequence ATGACCGAGGCAGCGGAGGGCAGGTACCTCCCGCAGACCGGGCTGGCGGCGAAACTCAATTGGCTGCGGGCCGGGGTGCTGGGCGCCAACGACGGGATCGTCTCGACCGCGGGCCTCGTGGTGGGAGTCGCTGCCGCGTCGTCGGACACCGACACGATTCTCACCGCGGGCATCGCGGGGATAAGCGCGGGTGCCATCTCCATGGCGGTCGGCGAGTACGTATCGGTGAGCACCCAGCGGGATACGGAGAAGGCCCTGCTCGAGCAGGAGAGCCGGGAGCTGGAGCAGGATCCGGCCGATGAGCTCAATGAACTCACCGCGATCTACCACGCCAAGGGCTTGTCCGCGGAGACCGCGCGGAAGGTGGCCGAAGAGCTCACCGCCTACGACGCGTTCGCCGCGCACGCCGAAGCCGAACTGGGTCTGAATCCCGACGAACTGACCAATCCGTGGCATGCCGCACTGTCCTCGGCGATCTCCTTCACTGTCGGCGCGCTGCTGCCGCTGCTGGCGATCCTGCTGCCGCCGACACCGGCGCGCATACCGGTCACCATGATCGCGGTCCTGCTCGCCCTGGCGCTCACCGGTTCGATCAGTGCGGGCCTCGGTGGCAGCAGCCGGGCCCGGGCCGTGGCTCGGGTAGTGATCGGTGGGGCGCTCGCCATGGCGGTCACCTACGGGATCGGGCAGTTCGCGGACGTCACCGGTATCTGA
- a CDS encoding VOC family protein: MPELLGINHLTLATTDLDQLVAYYTGVLGARLSFERPASATDPRITVLDVGGADHLAIVETTTGPSTDLDPLGRAGWGLRLATYAQLCEVRERILGAGLPAGPIETLPTQWTMTAHDPDGRPVDIRAHRP; the protein is encoded by the coding sequence ATGCCGGAACTCCTCGGGATCAACCATCTGACGCTGGCCACGACGGACTTGGACCAGCTCGTGGCGTACTACACCGGAGTCCTCGGAGCACGACTGTCCTTCGAGCGCCCCGCCTCCGCCACCGACCCGCGCATCACGGTCCTCGATGTCGGCGGCGCCGACCATCTGGCGATCGTCGAGACCACGACCGGACCGTCCACCGACCTCGACCCCCTGGGACGAGCCGGGTGGGGTCTACGCCTGGCGACCTACGCCCAACTGTGCGAGGTACGCGAACGGATCTTGGGCGCCGGGCTCCCGGCCGGCCCGATCGAAACACTCCCCACCCAGTGGACGATGACGGCCCACGACCCGGACGGCCGCCCGGTCGATATCCGGGCCCACCGCCCCTGA
- a CDS encoding ESX secretion-associated protein EspG, translating to MNDPQWRLDGEMFTQAVRAFGRDRLPYPIRVLPLGPTETPPTFDEYEQVRLAAARRLADLADERLFRALETLLEPQVRIEVHGIYDRGFERVVRMHAGVHGKSATLAVQVPGPTKDYGGDVVLHALPAQQLTARLVTYLPRCAIGGYPTVHGARADIGKVEYSRHPTRISRTEEINRIIRRPRSGVGEIGVFAGPAIDSRPTGNPHGFHWMDYLPQDGRYLLINHTQEEFTLTPGSPEEIARRLQQAVVTVRSAAASGPGGRRDHARDDFDADDDYYRERNSRGWTT from the coding sequence GTGAACGATCCACAGTGGCGCCTGGACGGGGAAATGTTCACCCAGGCGGTGCGGGCGTTCGGCCGAGATCGATTGCCCTACCCGATCCGGGTGCTGCCGCTCGGTCCCACCGAGACGCCGCCGACGTTCGACGAGTACGAGCAGGTGCGGCTGGCGGCGGCGCGACGGCTGGCGGACCTGGCCGACGAGCGGCTGTTCCGCGCGTTGGAGACCCTCTTGGAACCCCAGGTGCGCATAGAGGTTCACGGAATCTACGACCGCGGATTCGAACGGGTGGTGCGCATGCACGCGGGTGTGCACGGGAAGTCCGCCACACTCGCCGTGCAGGTACCGGGACCGACGAAGGACTACGGCGGGGACGTCGTGTTGCACGCTCTGCCGGCTCAGCAGTTGACGGCCCGGCTCGTCACATACCTGCCGCGCTGCGCGATCGGGGGTTATCCGACGGTCCACGGCGCGCGCGCCGATATCGGGAAGGTCGAGTACTCCCGCCACCCCACCCGGATCTCCCGGACCGAGGAGATCAACCGGATCATCCGGCGCCCGCGGTCCGGTGTCGGCGAGATCGGGGTGTTCGCGGGTCCGGCGATCGATTCCCGGCCCACCGGTAACCCGCACGGATTCCATTGGATGGATTACCTACCGCAGGACGGCCGCTACCTGCTGATCAATCACACGCAAGAGGAATTCACCCTCACACCGGGTTCACCGGAGGAGATCGCGCGACGGCTCCAGCAGGCCGTTGTCACCGTCCGCTCGGCCGCGGCATCCGGGCCCGGTGGCCGCCGTGACCACGCACGGGACGATTTCGACGCGGACGACGACTACTACCGGGAACGCAATTCACGCGGCTGGACCACCTGA
- a CDS encoding metal-dependent hydrolase, producing the protein MLGHSHATSGALAFVTAATVVPPSVLEFVQGPVKISALELVLGAFITAGAALLPDIDHPNSTIAQSLGPVSNTLAKGVSAISGGHRKGTHGLLFVLLAGWATWAGVHHLGRYFTLGVVFVMLAFGVRALHLTPKGDSLRAYGLCILLAGAGTVLMDRWLPDSPYWLPFAIGLGALIHIVGDCLTDRGCPLLWPLKFKLTLPIISRTGNKVETWVLTPLMGLVTVGLLYVYAVPN; encoded by the coding sequence GTGCTCGGCCATTCCCACGCCACCAGTGGCGCACTCGCGTTCGTCACCGCCGCCACCGTCGTCCCGCCCTCCGTCCTGGAGTTCGTCCAGGGGCCGGTGAAGATCAGCGCGCTGGAACTCGTTCTGGGTGCCTTCATCACGGCGGGGGCCGCCCTGCTCCCCGATATCGACCATCCCAACAGCACTATCGCGCAGTCGCTCGGCCCGGTGAGCAATACGCTCGCGAAAGGGGTTTCGGCGATATCCGGCGGCCACCGCAAAGGGACGCACGGATTGTTGTTCGTGCTACTCGCGGGATGGGCGACCTGGGCCGGAGTGCATCACCTGGGCCGGTATTTCACCCTGGGCGTGGTCTTCGTGATGCTCGCCTTCGGAGTGCGAGCGCTGCACCTGACACCGAAGGGAGATTCGCTGCGTGCCTACGGTTTGTGCATATTGCTGGCCGGCGCGGGCACAGTACTGATGGACCGCTGGTTACCGGATTCGCCCTACTGGCTACCGTTCGCCATCGGGCTGGGCGCGCTCATCCATATCGTCGGCGATTGCCTCACCGATCGCGGCTGCCCGCTGCTGTGGCCGCTGAAGTTCAAACTGACGCTCCCGATCATCTCCCGGACGGGGAACAAGGTGGAGACCTGGGTACTGACACCGCTGATGGGGCTGGTCACGGTCGGACTGCTGTACGTCTACGCCGTACCGAACTAG
- a CDS encoding Rv3235 family protein yields the protein MPDDVPAHDSEQVEANVAAPEDHSPHPDLSAPSTGCAARLDRKALRRNRSAPAGLRRGQRTGHAAARRPEPAGARAFATTAVRILLEVLDRRRPVAQLNALCTPGLVCAIGSLVAGDHAPGRALGSAVPGAVRLFQVEERAAEMMATYQRGPRRLVVAGRIERGSTTPWKMTALRVM from the coding sequence GTGCCCGATGACGTTCCCGCGCACGACAGCGAACAAGTCGAGGCGAACGTCGCCGCCCCGGAGGATCACAGTCCGCATCCGGACCTATCCGCCCCTTCGACAGGTTGCGCAGCTCGACTGGATCGGAAAGCGCTGCGGCGCAACCGCAGTGCCCCGGCCGGACTCCGGCGTGGCCAGCGCACCGGGCACGCTGCGGCCCGCCGTCCGGAACCGGCCGGTGCCAGGGCTTTCGCCACAACCGCGGTCCGGATCCTGCTCGAAGTACTGGATCGGCGGCGCCCGGTCGCCCAGCTGAACGCCCTGTGCACACCCGGTCTGGTCTGCGCGATCGGCTCCTTGGTGGCGGGCGATCACGCTCCCGGCCGGGCGCTCGGGTCGGCTGTGCCGGGCGCGGTGCGGTTGTTCCAGGTGGAGGAGCGGGCGGCGGAGATGATGGCCACCTATCAGCGGGGCCCGCGGCGGCTGGTGGTCGCCGGACGTATCGAACGTGGCAGTACGACGCCATGGAAGATGACCGCGCTCCGGGTCATGTGA
- a CDS encoding DUF3558 domain-containing protein translates to MRTAKKNWAGVAALAITAPSLVAGCGVTVEGQPEANGHSTEASVEWNPCSQLPNEALQAAGVDPSQKNNAINAPGDRALFRVCSWDSVGGPYHVGIGATALTQDEWYDNTEVTDVKPQQINGRTGLRFYPDNGDQPIRACYVSLPMEGGSLFINVDWQYSQRSSMPESPPCALAVQHAQKLEPYLPQ, encoded by the coding sequence ATGCGCACCGCGAAGAAGAACTGGGCAGGGGTCGCGGCGCTCGCCATAACCGCGCCATCGCTGGTAGCCGGGTGCGGGGTCACCGTCGAAGGGCAGCCGGAGGCGAATGGGCACAGCACAGAGGCCTCTGTGGAATGGAACCCGTGCTCGCAGCTGCCGAATGAGGCATTGCAGGCAGCCGGAGTAGATCCATCGCAGAAGAACAACGCGATAAACGCTCCAGGCGATCGTGCGCTGTTTCGAGTCTGTTCCTGGGACTCGGTCGGCGGTCCCTACCACGTCGGCATCGGCGCAACCGCGCTGACACAGGACGAGTGGTACGACAACACCGAGGTCACCGACGTCAAGCCGCAGCAGATCAACGGCCGGACCGGGTTGCGCTTCTATCCTGACAACGGTGATCAACCGATCCGCGCGTGCTACGTGAGCCTTCCGATGGAAGGTGGTTCGCTCTTCATCAATGTCGACTGGCAGTACAGCCAGCGCAGCTCAATGCCGGAGTCTCCACCATGTGCACTGGCGGTTCAGCATGCACAGAAGCTGGAACCGTACCTGCCCCAGTAG
- a CDS encoding SMI1/KNR4 family protein has product MTFIAQLAEDLIERGLVARAGNRGCSEQEISDLMQSQRVEALPESYREFLEYSGRDPYWLTHEGEWNYDWILDAKNVARDIVVEDYKGEFSSFENSFIFQTHQGYMFFYFREEDLHAADPRFWIFKGGSPVQMSSLTFNQWLADLARTLPEELRLRQKLYGR; this is encoded by the coding sequence ATGACGTTTATTGCCCAACTTGCAGAGGATCTCATCGAGCGAGGCCTGGTGGCACGTGCAGGCAATCGCGGCTGTAGCGAACAGGAGATTTCTGACCTCATGCAGTCTCAACGGGTGGAGGCTCTACCCGAATCGTATCGGGAGTTCCTCGAGTACTCGGGAAGGGATCCCTATTGGCTCACCCATGAGGGTGAATGGAATTACGACTGGATCCTCGACGCCAAAAATGTAGCCCGGGACATCGTAGTAGAAGACTACAAAGGGGAATTTTCCTCTTTCGAGAACTCGTTCATATTCCAAACGCATCAGGGATACATGTTCTTCTACTTTCGGGAAGAAGACCTTCACGCGGCTGACCCGAGATTCTGGATATTCAAGGGTGGTAGCCCGGTCCAGATGAGTAGCCTTACCTTCAACCAGTGGTTGGCCGATCTTGCGCGGACGCTCCCCGAGGAGTTGCGCCTGCGGCAAAAACTATACGGCCGTTGA
- a CDS encoding NADAR family protein produces MRARSVSDLVDIVADGGRVKYLPFWGHRPPRDGTVGAGCLSQWWPAEFTVDGVVFATTEHYMMWRKALLFDDWAIAAKVLEARSPGEAKTLGRRIGGFDEDLWVERRFGIVLAGSIAKFGQHEDLRCFLLNTGDRVLVEASPVDRIWGIGLAVDDPRTEDPSRWKGSNLLGFALMEARTVLRESPVGDVAE; encoded by the coding sequence GTGAGAGCTCGAAGTGTCAGCGATCTGGTCGATATCGTGGCTGATGGCGGCCGGGTGAAGTATCTGCCGTTCTGGGGTCACCGTCCCCCCAGGGACGGGACGGTAGGTGCGGGTTGCCTGAGTCAGTGGTGGCCGGCGGAATTCACGGTCGACGGGGTGGTTTTTGCCACGACCGAGCACTACATGATGTGGCGGAAGGCACTGCTGTTCGACGACTGGGCGATCGCCGCGAAGGTCCTGGAAGCACGGAGCCCCGGAGAGGCGAAGACGCTGGGGCGGCGGATCGGTGGTTTCGACGAGGATCTGTGGGTGGAGCGCCGATTCGGAATCGTTCTCGCGGGCAGTATCGCGAAGTTCGGTCAGCACGAGGATCTTCGGTGCTTTCTGCTGAACACCGGGGATCGGGTACTCGTCGAGGCCAGCCCGGTGGACCGAATATGGGGTATCGGGCTGGCGGTGGACGATCCGCGTACGGAGGACCCCAGTCGGTGGAAGGGGTCGAATCTGCTCGGGTTCGCCTTGATGGAGGCTCGGACCGTGTTGCGTGAATCGCCGGTCGGGGACGTGGCCGAGTGA
- a CDS encoding AIM24 family protein, with the protein MQSELFAAENTAQPATAPGLTAQSAKSLKYAVNGECLARQGSMVAFRGDLRFEKKGQGVGKFLQRAFTGEGVPLMTVRGQGEAWFAHFDRNCFIVDLVQGDALTLNGSNVLVFDSSLQYDIRMVQGVGMAGGGLFNCVFSGQGRLGLVCAGTPIIIPVHPQAPVFVDTDAVVGWSANLQTSLNRSQSFGSMVRGGSGEVYQLRLDGEGFVIVQPSEA; encoded by the coding sequence GTGCAGAGTGAACTGTTCGCCGCCGAGAACACGGCCCAGCCCGCGACAGCTCCGGGCCTGACCGCGCAGAGCGCGAAATCTCTGAAGTACGCCGTCAACGGTGAGTGTCTCGCCCGGCAAGGGTCGATGGTCGCCTTCCGAGGCGACCTGCGGTTCGAGAAGAAGGGGCAGGGCGTCGGGAAGTTCCTGCAGCGTGCATTCACCGGCGAAGGCGTGCCGCTGATGACGGTGCGCGGTCAGGGCGAGGCATGGTTCGCCCATTTCGACCGCAACTGTTTCATCGTCGACCTCGTCCAGGGTGACGCGCTCACCCTCAACGGCAGCAATGTCCTGGTGTTCGATTCGAGCCTGCAGTACGACATCCGCATGGTGCAGGGCGTCGGGATGGCAGGTGGCGGGTTGTTCAACTGTGTGTTCTCCGGCCAGGGGCGATTGGGGCTGGTTTGCGCGGGGACGCCGATCATCATTCCGGTGCACCCGCAGGCCCCGGTTTTCGTCGACACCGACGCCGTGGTCGGCTGGAGCGCGAACCTGCAGACCTCACTGAACCGGTCGCAGTCGTTCGGTTCGATGGTTCGCGGCGGCTCGGGTGAGGTGTACCAGCTCCGGCTCGACGGAGAAGGTTTCGTCATCGTCCAGCCCAGCGAGGCCTGA
- a CDS encoding adenylate/guanylate cyclase domain-containing protein has translation MSKVKVLLWLGHVALPAVGLWLLVSRPELDMDHEHHGTHFWLVLTAAAIAMALGVMLFRAARMRRDARLILVSLVFQFSAGFLGLHALATPGVILPTPNAGFVYSVPVGLGLGGITALASSVEFGPAAAARLHRFAWLLSALPTLLLVAWAVVSMAQLPWLDHAPDPAEARGPLIGVAFAGSACYLAAAFRYGRQYLRRRGVVLLSVLTAFVLLAEALFAVGFSRSWHTSWWEWHVLMLAAFVLISGSAHLQLRREGSALGLFDSVTLHRTMAGLERDYTHALDEMVDALRVRAEGGVASTEPLGAVGARLSKRFGLTERQVAVLEQGAHALGSEREQVRRLGLLAAIGEQSNVIRGEQELLAEVLHLVSAAFERDRFRLGLVRGGELTFSDGGPADPQSEAFPLVVKGSWAGMLEARREWGRFGDTEYAMLRSFADRTSVMLENARLYQQLDGLFRSYMSPTVATALIADPSQAGLGGRITEVSVLMADLSGFTPFAESATPEAVVHMLNTYYGAIVPTILNCGGTVIQFVGDAVMALFNAPTQQPDHALRAAGAGLALQRVVAETAAQHPDWPRFRVGVNTGPALVGNIGAPQMRNYTAIGDTTNLAARLESLAEPGTVVIGSLTCAYLGARAEVRSRGAVTVRGRSEPVTCYVLDGLR, from the coding sequence GTGTCGAAGGTCAAGGTTCTGCTCTGGCTGGGACATGTCGCACTACCGGCCGTCGGGCTATGGCTGCTGGTATCCCGTCCCGAACTCGACATGGACCACGAGCACCACGGGACACATTTCTGGTTGGTACTCACCGCCGCCGCCATCGCGATGGCCCTGGGCGTCATGTTGTTCCGGGCCGCACGGATGCGCCGGGACGCCAGGTTGATCCTGGTGTCCCTGGTATTCCAGTTCAGCGCGGGTTTCCTCGGCTTGCACGCATTGGCCACGCCCGGCGTGATCCTGCCGACGCCGAACGCCGGATTCGTCTATTCGGTACCCGTCGGGCTCGGACTCGGCGGTATCACCGCCCTCGCGTCGTCGGTGGAATTCGGTCCCGCCGCTGCCGCTCGGTTGCATCGGTTCGCATGGCTGCTGTCCGCACTCCCGACACTGCTACTCGTAGCGTGGGCGGTGGTATCGATGGCACAGCTGCCGTGGCTGGATCACGCACCCGATCCGGCGGAGGCCAGGGGACCGCTGATCGGGGTGGCTTTCGCCGGATCGGCGTGCTATCTCGCCGCGGCATTCCGCTACGGGCGCCAGTACCTGCGTCGACGGGGCGTGGTGCTGCTCAGCGTACTCACTGCCTTCGTGCTGCTGGCCGAGGCGCTTTTCGCCGTGGGGTTCAGTCGCAGTTGGCATACCTCATGGTGGGAATGGCATGTGCTGATGCTGGCTGCCTTCGTACTCATCTCCGGTAGCGCGCACCTGCAACTCCGGCGTGAGGGTTCGGCGCTCGGACTCTTCGACAGCGTCACCCTGCACCGGACCATGGCCGGGCTGGAGCGCGACTACACGCACGCCCTCGACGAGATGGTCGACGCGCTGCGCGTGCGCGCCGAAGGCGGCGTCGCCTCGACCGAGCCGCTGGGAGCGGTCGGAGCGCGGCTGTCCAAGCGGTTCGGGCTCACTGAACGCCAGGTCGCGGTGTTGGAGCAGGGCGCCCACGCGCTGGGCAGCGAGCGGGAGCAGGTCCGTCGGCTGGGTCTGCTGGCGGCGATCGGTGAGCAATCGAACGTGATCCGCGGCGAACAGGAACTGCTCGCGGAGGTGTTGCATCTCGTTTCGGCGGCGTTCGAGCGGGATCGATTCCGGCTGGGGCTGGTCCGAGGCGGCGAACTGACCTTTTCCGACGGTGGACCCGCCGATCCGCAGTCGGAGGCGTTTCCGCTCGTTGTCAAGGGCAGCTGGGCCGGAATGCTCGAGGCGCGACGCGAGTGGGGCCGCTTCGGCGACACCGAGTACGCGATGTTGCGATCGTTCGCCGACCGGACATCGGTCATGTTGGAGAATGCTCGCCTGTATCAGCAACTCGACGGGCTGTTCCGTTCCTATATGTCGCCCACGGTAGCGACCGCGCTGATCGCCGACCCGTCCCAGGCCGGGCTCGGCGGCCGGATCACCGAGGTCAGCGTACTCATGGCCGACTTGTCGGGGTTCACGCCGTTTGCCGAGTCGGCGACCCCGGAAGCAGTGGTACACATGCTGAACACGTATTACGGTGCGATCGTGCCGACGATACTGAACTGCGGTGGGACGGTCATCCAATTCGTCGGCGACGCGGTGATGGCCCTTTTCAACGCGCCGACTCAGCAACCGGATCATGCGCTGCGGGCGGCCGGCGCGGGACTGGCGCTCCAGCGGGTGGTCGCCGAAACGGCGGCTCAACATCCCGATTGGCCACGTTTCCGGGTCGGAGTCAATACCGGCCCGGCACTGGTCGGCAATATCGGTGCCCCGCAGATGCGCAATTACACCGCGATCGGTGATACGACGAATCTCGCCGCTCGATTGGAGAGCTTGGCGGAACCCGGGACCGTGGTGATCGGTTCGCTGACCTGCGCGTACCTCGGCGCGCGTGCCGAGGTACGCAGCCGTGGCGCAGTGACTGTCCGAGGCCGGAGCGAACCGGTGACCTGCTATGTGCTGGATGGATTACGGTGA
- a CDS encoding TetR/AcrR family transcriptional regulator — protein MPALSDPVCLTLLFLMAGERRVMVSGNEPVGRRRDASATRAAILAAARELFAERGYERATVRDIATRAGVNQALLFRYFGNKDELFRATMTDRGRSVLDAGPVDALLSRLLERALEPNEAVSPGNWLQAALRSSGHEEGASVIRRELGEEYIRALSTLTDGDDGELRADLLLAWLLGIGLVRSVLHREPLYGADPAEIAGHVLRAAGALLERNDARFPPA, from the coding sequence GTGCCCGCTTTGTCTGATCCGGTATGCCTTACGCTGCTCTTCCTGATGGCAGGTGAGCGGAGGGTCATGGTCAGCGGTAACGAGCCGGTGGGTCGTCGGCGGGATGCCTCGGCCACGCGGGCCGCGATTCTGGCGGCGGCGCGGGAATTGTTCGCCGAGCGAGGGTACGAGCGCGCCACCGTACGCGATATCGCTACGCGGGCGGGGGTGAACCAGGCACTGCTGTTCCGGTACTTCGGGAACAAGGACGAACTGTTCCGGGCGACGATGACCGATCGCGGGCGCTCGGTACTCGATGCCGGGCCGGTGGACGCGCTGCTGTCCAGATTGCTGGAGCGTGCACTGGAGCCGAACGAGGCGGTCTCGCCGGGGAATTGGCTGCAGGCCGCGTTGCGGTCCAGCGGGCACGAAGAAGGTGCGTCGGTGATCCGCCGGGAACTGGGGGAGGAGTACATCCGGGCGTTGTCGACGCTCACCGACGGCGACGACGGGGAGTTGCGCGCGGATCTGCTGCTGGCCTGGTTGCTGGGGATCGGGTTGGTTCGTTCCGTACTGCATCGGGAGCCGCTGTACGGGGCGGACCCGGCGGAGATCGCCGGGCATGTGCTGCGGGCGGCGGGTGCGCTGCTGGAACGCAACGACGCGAGATTCCCACCGGCGTAA
- a CDS encoding helix-turn-helix domain-containing protein — protein MGFTLEQAAQEMEMSKTALIRLEKGHNEKVKLRDVEGFGRLYELDDIYIEDLKELAQQTATKSWWNGTRRTFRGGFTTYLRLESAASHLSAFQPSIIPGLLQSLEYMRAVERPFFSQDTQESVERRIALRMRRAAILTRRNSPVSAEFLVHESALHTQVGPAAVMSTQLRHMADMSTLPNLAVRILPFAAGFPGKWNPVLPYIILDFPERSREFQNEPPVVYTETTTGSMFFESIGDLAIYRDIHETLQGATLDEQRSRDLLRQIARRYRS, from the coding sequence GTGGGGTTCACCCTCGAACAAGCGGCACAGGAGATGGAGATGAGCAAGACCGCGCTCATCCGGCTGGAGAAGGGGCACAACGAGAAGGTCAAACTGCGGGACGTGGAGGGGTTCGGAAGGCTGTACGAGCTCGACGACATCTACATCGAAGATCTCAAAGAGTTGGCTCAGCAGACCGCGACCAAGTCGTGGTGGAACGGAACCCGCCGCACGTTCAGGGGTGGGTTCACCACCTATCTGAGGCTCGAATCGGCGGCATCTCACCTGAGTGCCTTCCAGCCCTCGATCATTCCTGGACTTCTGCAATCGCTCGAGTACATGAGAGCTGTCGAAAGACCATTTTTCTCGCAGGATACCCAAGAATCCGTCGAACGCCGTATCGCGCTGCGCATGCGCCGAGCGGCCATTCTGACTCGGCGGAACAGTCCTGTGTCAGCAGAGTTCTTGGTACACGAGAGCGCTCTGCACACGCAGGTGGGTCCAGCGGCGGTGATGAGCACCCAGCTGCGGCACATGGCCGATATGAGCACGCTTCCCAACTTGGCCGTGCGAATACTCCCTTTTGCGGCAGGCTTTCCAGGAAAATGGAACCCCGTTCTTCCCTACATCATCCTCGATTTCCCGGAGCGCAGTCGCGAGTTTCAAAACGAGCCACCCGTTGTTTACACCGAAACAACTACTGGATCAATGTTTTTCGAGAGTATCGGGGACCTTGCCATCTATCGTGACATTCACGAGACGCTCCAAGGCGCAACGCTTGACGAACAGCGGTCCCGGGACCTGCTACGGCAAATAGCAAGGAGATACAGGTCATGA
- a CDS encoding Crp/Fnr family transcriptional regulator — protein MTTDFEILRGLPEPERREILASCILRRYKRREVLCHEGDPGDCLHLIKSGRLIVRVATPFGDTATLTMLGPGCSFGELAVLDSSARRTATVEAVENAETLTFSRAQLAALRRSYPEIDRVMIDTLAAQVRRLSAQVLEALYLPVETRVVRRLIDLAGIYGGSTAIAEIRLNQQDLASMAGTTRATANKVLRDLQQRNILVLTRGRITVVDRAALVRSAR, from the coding sequence GTGACCACCGATTTCGAGATACTCCGTGGTCTGCCCGAACCGGAACGGCGCGAAATTCTCGCCTCGTGCATACTCCGCCGGTACAAGCGCCGGGAAGTCCTCTGCCACGAAGGCGATCCCGGTGACTGTCTGCATTTGATCAAATCCGGCCGGCTCATCGTCCGGGTCGCCACCCCGTTCGGGGATACCGCGACATTGACCATGCTCGGTCCCGGCTGTTCGTTCGGCGAACTGGCAGTGCTCGACAGCAGCGCCCGCCGTACCGCGACAGTCGAAGCGGTCGAGAATGCCGAGACGTTGACCTTCAGCCGCGCCCAGTTGGCGGCACTGCGCCGGAGTTACCCGGAGATCGACCGGGTCATGATAGACACATTGGCTGCTCAGGTGCGGCGGCTCTCCGCTCAGGTGCTCGAGGCGTTGTATCTACCGGTCGAAACCCGGGTGGTGCGACGTCTGATCGACCTTGCCGGAATCTACGGAGGCTCGACGGCCATTGCGGAGATCCGGCTCAATCAACAAGATCTGGCATCCATGGCGGGAACCACCCGGGCCACGGCGAACAAGGTACTGCGCGACCTGCAACAACGCAATATCCTCGTTCTGACCCGTGGCCGTATCACCGTGGTGGATCGGGCGGCGCTGGTTCGCTCCGCCCGCTGA